From a single Calothrix sp. NIES-2098 genomic region:
- a CDS encoding TPR repeat protein translates to MLHQYCRYIQRRFWGILFLCSLSFCLWLNHLFFIGEAVRAQTSDASQLVQQGVQNYQLGNLQEAIKKWKEALKFYQDTHNSANEAVVLENLARAYQQMGQMNQSLTYWDRVIAYYRQVRDVQQVGRMLIEQSQVYNSLGQPKKAIALLCGKYQEELDEQSNKIEPESTCLSDSALQIAITQKDQMAEAAALGNIGEAYRLVGSYNRAIQYLHKAEIIAPKNTDFLVLNSLGNAYVNRAQRWGLRAESAKQSDVPKADEFKNKSQSDYEQAITKFQNSFQKADAQDNQFAQIRALMNLIQLYYRTPDRQIKFEQLLEKALALLDKLPDSHTKVYLTIDLANLPVITELVTSPLTQCPKQRQLSDEQAIALLNKAVKIANNLQVSRSQSFAYGALAHVYECRREYEKALELTQQALWQADQNLEAKDSLYLWQWQAGRILRSQNNQIKAVTAYQEAYATLEEIRSNILEADKDLQFDFRDIVEPLYRELAQLRLELAAISPENRKKQLTTAIETIESLKLAELQNYFGNDCVIAAINNSRNIEELLKADTAVFSSIVFDNRTAILLSLANGKQQLEWIDEKRDVLREKIKDFRQSLISGAEEISDDKIKQQAQYFYDKIFRKFELDLDKIKTLVFIQDSFLRSIPMAALYDGKQYLIEKYAIATTPSLRLTAPKNLNRQQSRALILGITKEAKIDGKDYPALSKVKLEIDKVEKLFSGSKSFINEEFNRNNLEKELNKTVYPIIHIATHAQFGTIAEDTFLVAGVNDKLTIKQLETTLRQVNSGSNSIELLTLTACQTAVGDDRATLGLAGIALQVGVKSALASLWSVNDDSTFNLISAFYDNFRNSGVSKAEALRQAQIRLINAKKIPEINDQYDNPAYWAPFILSGNWL, encoded by the coding sequence GTGCTTCATCAATATTGCAGATATATTCAGCGTCGCTTCTGGGGCATTCTCTTTCTTTGCAGTCTGAGTTTTTGCTTATGGTTGAATCATCTATTTTTTATAGGAGAAGCGGTGCGCGCCCAAACTTCTGATGCTAGTCAACTAGTGCAGCAGGGTGTGCAAAATTATCAATTGGGAAATTTGCAAGAAGCAATTAAAAAATGGAAAGAAGCTTTAAAGTTTTACCAAGATACTCACAACTCTGCCAACGAGGCGGTGGTGTTAGAGAATTTGGCAAGGGCCTATCAACAAATGGGACAGATGAATCAGTCTCTGACTTACTGGGATCGAGTTATCGCTTACTATCGGCAAGTTAGGGATGTGCAGCAGGTGGGACGGATGCTGATAGAGCAATCGCAAGTATACAACAGCTTAGGGCAACCTAAAAAGGCGATCGCTCTGTTGTGTGGCAAGTATCAAGAAGAACTGGATGAGCAATCAAACAAAATCGAGCCAGAATCAACTTGTCTGTCAGACAGTGCATTGCAAATTGCCATCACTCAAAAAGACCAAATGGCAGAAGCAGCAGCTTTAGGAAATATTGGAGAAGCTTACCGTCTTGTAGGTTCTTATAATCGAGCGATTCAATATCTTCATAAGGCTGAAATAATTGCTCCCAAAAATACCGATTTTTTAGTGTTGAATAGTTTAGGAAATGCCTATGTAAATCGGGCACAACGTTGGGGGTTACGTGCCGAATCTGCGAAACAAAGCGATGTGCCCAAGGCTGATGAATTTAAAAACAAATCTCAAAGTGATTACGAACAAGCTATTACCAAGTTTCAAAACAGTTTTCAAAAAGCTGACGCACAAGATAATCAATTTGCTCAAATCCGAGCGTTGATGAATTTAATTCAGTTATACTATCGTACTCCCGATCGGCAAATTAAATTTGAGCAATTATTAGAAAAAGCTTTAGCATTGTTAGATAAATTACCCGATTCTCATACTAAAGTTTATTTAACGATAGATTTAGCTAATCTTCCCGTTATTACAGAACTGGTGACTTCGCCGTTAACGCAGTGTCCTAAGCAGCGACAGCTATCAGATGAGCAAGCGATCGCACTCCTCAACAAAGCTGTCAAAATCGCCAATAATCTCCAAGTATCTCGCTCGCAATCCTTTGCTTATGGGGCACTAGCTCATGTTTATGAATGTCGTCGTGAGTATGAAAAAGCTTTAGAATTAACTCAGCAAGCACTTTGGCAAGCTGACCAAAATTTAGAAGCGAAAGATAGCCTTTATTTATGGCAATGGCAAGCCGGAAGAATTTTGCGATCGCAGAATAATCAAATCAAAGCTGTTACAGCTTATCAAGAAGCCTATGCTACTTTAGAAGAAATCCGCAGCAATATTCTAGAAGCCGATAAAGATTTACAATTTGATTTTCGAGATATTGTCGAGCCTCTCTATCGGGAATTGGCTCAGTTAAGATTAGAATTAGCTGCCATATCACCTGAAAATCGGAAAAAACAGCTAACTACTGCTATAGAAACTATAGAATCTTTGAAGTTAGCAGAATTACAAAACTACTTTGGTAATGATTGTGTCATAGCAGCTATTAATAATTCCAGAAATATTGAGGAACTCTTAAAAGCAGATACTGCTGTTTTTAGTTCTATTGTATTTGATAATCGCACCGCCATTCTGCTGAGTTTAGCAAATGGCAAGCAGCAGCTTGAATGGATCGATGAAAAACGTGATGTTCTCCGAGAAAAAATCAAAGACTTTAGACAGTCACTCATCAGTGGCGCTGAGGAAATTAGCGATGATAAAATTAAGCAACAGGCACAATATTTTTATGACAAAATTTTCCGTAAATTTGAGTTAGATCTCGATAAAATAAAAACTCTCGTTTTCATTCAAGATAGTTTTTTGCGTAGCATTCCAATGGCTGCGCTTTATGATGGCAAGCAATATCTGATTGAGAAATATGCGATCGCAACTACCCCTAGCTTGCGTTTGACAGCCCCTAAAAACCTCAATCGTCAACAGAGTCGAGCTTTAATCTTAGGCATAACTAAAGAAGCTAAAATTGATGGCAAAGATTATCCAGCTTTGTCAAAAGTAAAGTTAGAAATTGATAAAGTTGAGAAACTATTTTCAGGTAGTAAATCATTTATCAATGAAGAGTTCAACCGAAATAACTTAGAGAAAGAACTGAATAAAACCGTTTATCCAATTATTCACATCGCTACTCACGCTCAATTTGGTACCATTGCAGAGGATACTTTTCTAGTTGCCGGAGTTAACGATAAACTCACAATTAAGCAGCTAGAAACTACCCTCCGCCAAGTCAATAGCGGTTCTAACTCAATAGAATTGTTGACGCTAACTGCTTGCCAAACTGCTGTAGGAGATGACCGTGCAACTCTTGGTTTAGCTGGTATTGCCTTGCAAGTTGGCGTTAAAAGTGCGTTGGCTTCTCTGTGGTCTGTGAATGATGATTCTACATTCAATTTAATATCTGCGTTTTACGATAACTTCCGCAACTCAGGAGTAAGCAAGGCGGAAGCTTTGCGTCAGGCTCAAATTAGGCTAATTAACGCTAAGAAAATACCAGAAATTAACGATCAATATGATAACCCTGCTTATTGGGCACCGTTTATCCTCAGCGGTAACTGGCTGTGA